A window of Gallaecimonas kandeliae genomic DNA:
TTCTGGTGCAGCACCACCAGGGTGTTCTGGGGCTTGGCCGGCAGCAGCTTGTTCAGCTGGTAGAGCAGCGCCATGTCGAAGCATTCCTGGTCGCACTGTTCCGGCACGTCCAGGTCGGCCACCGCCTGGTAGCTGACGCGGGTACAGACGTCCTTGCAGCCGGAGTTGTTGTCACGCCACACCACCTTGACCCCGGCCCTGTCCAGCATGTCCAGCACGTTGTCGCTGAACTTGGCTTTCTCCACGTCGAAGTCGGCCTGGGTCTCAACGGAGAACATGCAGGGTACGGAAATGGCGGTGGAGGTCCCGCAGGAGCTGAGCTGGCTGAAGTTGACTACCCCTTCCTTGCTGAGCTCGGGGGTGGTGTCGCGGGCATAGCCGTCCAAGCCGAAGTTCTGGGCCCTGGCCGTTTCACCCACCACCATGATCACCAGGCGCGGCCTGGCCGGGGGCACCAGTTTGGCGTCCAAGCCCAGTTGCTTGTGCACCAGGGGCGCCTTGGTGAGGCTGGCCACGTATTTGACCGAACTGTCCATCCAGTTGATGGGGCTGACGTAATGGCGCAGCTCACGGTAGTTGCGCACTGTGCCGGCCAGCAGATCGTATTGCATCCAGGGCAGGGCCAGGGTGGCCACCAGGCAGAGGCTGATCCAGCCGCCGCGCACACCCAGGCCGCGCAGGCCCTTGGGATAATTGAGGGGCAGGCGCCACCAGGTCACCAGGGCAGCAATCACCAGGGCCAGCACCAGCAGCATGGGGCCGCTCACCAGATCGGCCACTTCGGCCGGGTCCGTCTCGGCCACGTTGCGCACCATGGTCTGGTCGATGGCCACCCCGTAGGTCCAACTGAAGTAGGACGCCATGGCGGTCACCAGGAACGCCAGGCCCACCACCGGCTTGAAGGTGTAGCGGAAGGACAGCAGCATGAACAGCAGGGCGATTACCCCGCTCACCAGCCAGGCCACCACGGCCATGACCTTGACGCGGTCGAGGGCCGGCAGGGGCAGATGCCAGATCTTGTTGAACAGCACCACATCGCCGACCAGCACGGTCAGCACGGCGGCCAGCACGGCCCAGAACATCACACTACGGAACATCGACACCCCAAAAACAAAGGCCCACAAGCAATGTTGGGAGCCTTGCTGAAACCAAAAAGGGCGGCATTTTAACCTTTGGCGCAATTTTAAGCGAGTGCCCTTTCCTCTTCCCTCAGGGTCAGCACTTCAACGCCGCTGTCGGTCACCAGCACAGTGTGTTCCCACTGGGCAGAGAGGCGACGGTCACGGGTGACTACTGTCCACTGGTCCTTCAGGATACGGACCCCAGCTGAACCGGCGTTGAGCATGGGCTCTATGGTGAAGGTCATGCCGGGTTCCAGGTGCAGGCCCCGGCCCGGCACGCCGAAGTGCAGCACGTCCGGCAGCTCGTGCATGCGCCGCCCTATGCCATGGCCGCAGAACTCCCGCACCACTGAGAAGCCGTTGGCCTCGGCATGGGACTGGATGGCATGGCCCAGATCCCCCAGGCGGGCGCCGGGGCGCACCGCTTCGATGGCCCGCCACAGGCACTCGCGGGTGACCGACACCAGCTTGCTGGCCTCGGCAGAGACGCTACCCACCTGGAACATGCGGCTGGTGTCGCCGATGTAGCCGTCTTTTTCCACCGTCACGTCGATGTTGAGGATGTCGCCCTCTTTGAGGATCTCCTCGGCCTTGGGAATGCCGTGGCAGACCACCTGGTTGACTGAGGTGTTGATGGCCTCGGGAAAGCCGTATTGGCCCTTGGTGGAGGGCCTGGCCTTGAGCTCCTCGATAATGAAGCGCTCCGCCTCGCGGCTCAGAGTGAGGGTGTCGACGCCCGGCCGCACCAGGGAAACCAGGTGACTCAGTACCTGGCCGGCCAAGCTACCGGCCACCCGCATCTTGGCGATTTCGTCAGGAGTTTTGATCATGGCGGGCCTTGGCCTCCTCTACCAACAGCTTGAGCAGCTCGGCCCCGCTCAGGGTAGGGTTCAGTTCGCAGGCCCGGCCCAGACGGATCCAGAACTCGGCCTGGGCGTTGATGGAGCGGCAAAGCCCCTGGCTGGCGACGCGGATCTCGTCATGGAGCTGGTCGCTGATCTTCACTATGCCCATGGGCACCTCAATATACGATTCATATATACATCGTATATTTTTAGCGAAGCCATGCCAAGTGCCGTTACAATGGCCCTTTTCCCCTGGAGCCCGCTATGACCATCTGGGTCGACGCCGACGCCTGCCCCCGCGTCATCAAGGACATCCTCTTCCGCGCCGCCGAGCGCACCCAGACGGAGGTGGTGCTGGTGGCCAACCAGTCCCTGCAGGTACCGCCCGGCAAATGGGTGCGCAGCCAGGTGGTGCCCAAGGGTTTTGACGTGGCGGACAACCACATAGTGCAGCAGGCCCTGGCCGGGGATCTGGTGGTGACGGCCGACATACCGCTGGCTGCCGAAGTGATGGAGAAAGGCGCCCAGGCCCTCAATCCCAGGGGGGAGCTGTACCGGGATGACACCATCCGCCAGCGCCTGCAGATGCGTGACTTCATGGACACCCTGCGCGCCAGCGGCATCCAGACCGGCGGGCCGCCGCCCATCAGCCAGTCCGAGCGCCAGGCTTTCGGCAACGCCCTGGACCGCTACCTGCAGCAAAAACGCCGCTGATCCTTGCCGAAGCCCTGAAGGGCTGCAAAGCTGCTAAAAAGGCAGCGCAGGAGAAGCCCATGCCCACAGCACGCACCTTGCCGGTCGGTCGGGGACATCATGCCCTTCTGGAACAGGGCGCCAGCGGGCCGGCCAACGCCCTCTACCACCTTTATCCGCTGTTGGCCCAGCATTACTGGGCCGCCCTCGGCTGGCTGCTGGAGCACTACCGGCAGGCCTTCCATGATGGGACCCCCCATTGGCCGAGGGACTGTATCGACCCCGTGTCCCGCCACTATCAAAAGCTGCTGGCCCTCAGCGAACAGCCCCAGGCCCGGCCCCAGCTCGCCTTGCAGCACCTGGGCTGCAACTTCTTCCTGGGCCCCAGCCCGCTGCTGCGCCTGGATGACGGCATGCCGGCCCCCAGCTCCTTGTCGGCCTGGCAGCTCGATTGCTTCCATGCCTTGGCCCGCCGGTTGGACGCGTTGGTGCAGTTCAGCCCCGTCTTCCAGCCCAGGCGGGAGCTGCTGGTCGACGACCTGGCCCAGTTGCTAACCATGCTGGCCCCGGTGGCAGCCAGGGCGGCACTGGGCCCCCACCCTTTCCATTCATCCGATTGGCTGGCCGTTGTCCAGCCCGGCCAGACCCTGTGCTACCGGCAATTGCTGGACAGCAGCCACAGGCAAAAGCTGCGGCGCCTGGAGCGCGACCCGGCCGGGCGCAAGCAGCTCTGCTACTACCGCTTGGATTGGCGGCCACAGGGTGGCGCCCTGGCCTACTGCCGGCTGCGCAGGGCAAACGAGGCGGTGCCGACGGCCAGTTTCGGCGTCAGCCCCTGCCATTAAAAAAGCCGCCCTGAGGCGGCTTTCTTGTTTAGCGCAACTGGCCCTTGAGCACCTTGGCGTAGGCCTCCAGCAGGCGGCGGTGGCCCTCTGTGGGGTGTTCTGGATCCAGAGCATGGAGGTTCGGGAAGCGGTCTTCACCGCTGGCCAGGGCCTTGGCCAGGGCCAGCTTGTCTGCCCCGAAGTAGCTGATCAGGCCGCGTTCGAACTGGCTCAGCTCCTTGCCTTCCAGGCTCAGCTCCAGCACCGCGAACAGGGCACGGTACAGGGTTCGCTCGTCGTCGGTGAGGTGGCCTGAGGCCAGTACCGAGCCCAGCTGTTCGAAGGCTTCTTCCCGGCGGTCCAGGGCCAGCAGCAGCCAGAGGCGTAGCTCACCGATGCGCAGGCGCGCCCAGGGGGTGCCCTTGTCGCCGACGATGCCGGCCCATTCCAGCACCCGCAGCTGGTCGTTGACGGAGTAGTGGTCCAGGGCTTCCAGCAGCTCCTGCCAGTCGTCTTCGGTGGCGTTCTTGAGGTCGAACAGCACGGGGCGGAAATCCAGGGCCTGGTTGTTGTTGTGCCAGACCAGTTCATCCGCCGGGTAGATGTCGGAGAAACCCGGCACCAGGATACGGCAGGCATAGGCGCCAAGGGCGGTGTGCTCGGCGACGTAGACCTGATGGCCTTCGTCATGGAGGAGGTCGATCAGGGCCTGGCGCTCGAAGACGTTGTCGTGCTGGTCGTCCCAGTCGGCGAAGTCGAAATCGGGCTTATCGCAGAGGAAGCCCCAGCCCACATAGCCGGAGGAGTCGATGAAGTGCAGCTCCAGGTTATGGGGATCCGTGACCTGCTCCATGTCGGTGGTGGGGGCCGGGAAGCCTTCGAGCTCATCCAGGGCGCGGCCCTGCAGCAGCTCGGTCAGCGCCCTTTC
This region includes:
- a CDS encoding phosphoethanolamine transferase encodes the protein MFRSVMFWAVLAAVLTVLVGDVVLFNKIWHLPLPALDRVKVMAVVAWLVSGVIALLFMLLSFRYTFKPVVGLAFLVTAMASYFSWTYGVAIDQTMVRNVAETDPAEVADLVSGPMLLVLALVIAALVTWWRLPLNYPKGLRGLGVRGGWISLCLVATLALPWMQYDLLAGTVRNYRELRHYVSPINWMDSSVKYVASLTKAPLVHKQLGLDAKLVPPARPRLVIMVVGETARAQNFGLDGYARDTTPELSKEGVVNFSQLSSCGTSTAISVPCMFSVETQADFDVEKAKFSDNVLDMLDRAGVKVVWRDNNSGCKDVCTRVSYQAVADLDVPEQCDQECFDMALLYQLNKLLPAKPQNTLVVLHQKGSHGPAYYKRYPKAFERFTPVCRSNEPKDCSQQALTNAYDNTILYTDHVLAKVIDFLKAVPGYDTGMLYVSDHGESLGEYNLYLHGAPRMLAPSQQTHVPGITWLSSGLEAQLDLTGDCLKARAAQPASQDDVFHSLLGIMGVKTHLYDAKMDWYAPCGGQLAAAERQQDAVGS
- the map gene encoding type I methionyl aminopeptidase, giving the protein MIKTPDEIAKMRVAGSLAGQVLSHLVSLVRPGVDTLTLSREAERFIIEELKARPSTKGQYGFPEAINTSVNQVVCHGIPKAEEILKEGDILNIDVTVEKDGYIGDTSRMFQVGSVSAEASKLVSVTRECLWRAIEAVRPGARLGDLGHAIQSHAEANGFSVVREFCGHGIGRRMHELPDVLHFGVPGRGLHLEPGMTFTIEPMLNAGSAGVRILKDQWTVVTRDRRLSAQWEHTVLVTDSGVEVLTLREEERALA
- a CDS encoding ParD-like family protein translates to MGIVKISDQLHDEIRVASQGLCRSINAQAEFWIRLGRACELNPTLSGAELLKLLVEEAKARHDQNS
- a CDS encoding YaiI/YqxD family protein, encoding MTIWVDADACPRVIKDILFRAAERTQTEVVLVANQSLQVPPGKWVRSQVVPKGFDVADNHIVQQALAGDLVVTADIPLAAEVMEKGAQALNPRGELYRDDTIRQRLQMRDFMDTLRASGIQTGGPPPISQSERQAFGNALDRYLQQKRR
- the ycaO gene encoding 30S ribosomal protein S12 methylthiotransferase accessory factor YcaO, with the protein product MEKTFIPGKDAALEDSIARIGGAIQDLGFDIEEARWLNPAPFIWSVHIRDKDCPQVFSNGKGASREACLASAYGELIERLSTRYLWADFRLTPALEQFGHVHQADERWFDADGDWPEELLDEHCRAIYDSEGDLELADLIDHNGGDSGQGVCALPYVRQSDGKTVYVPVNLIGNIFVSNGMSAGNTREEAQVQGLSEIFERAIKNRIIVEDIALPEVPQAVLDRYPHIDAGIKALQAEGFGIRALDASLGGRYPVMCVVLQHPKDGGVYASFGAHPKFGVALERALTELLQGRALDELEGFPAPTTDMEQVTDPHNLELHFIDSSGYVGWGFLCDKPDFDFADWDDQHDNVFERQALIDLLHDEGHQVYVAEHTALGAYACRILVPGFSDIYPADELVWHNNNQALDFRPVLFDLKNATEDDWQELLEALDHYSVNDQLRVLEWAGIVGDKGTPWARLRIGELRLWLLLALDRREEAFEQLGSVLASGHLTDDERTLYRALFAVLELSLEGKELSQFERGLISYFGADKLALAKALASGEDRFPNLHALDPEHPTEGHRRLLEAYAKVLKGQLR